In Arachis stenosperma cultivar V10309 chromosome 1, arast.V10309.gnm1.PFL2, whole genome shotgun sequence, one DNA window encodes the following:
- the LOC130962694 gene encoding uncharacterized protein LOC130962694 has protein sequence MSGAPRLRSMNVADSEARPVLVPAGNKTGSFGSRKPATKPLRKAEKSRNEVASAKEKKPCELSSAVNPSPSPQSHSASVSSVLRRHEQLLHCNLSLNASCSSDASTDSFHSRASTGRLTRSNSLGVPRKRSVSKPRSVASDGVLESAPDGSQSKKRCAWVTHNTEPWYATFHDEEWGVPVHDDKKLFELLVLSSALSELTWPAILSKRHIFREVFADFDPIAVSKLNEKKLMAPGTAATSLLSELKLRATIENARQISKVIEEFGSFDKYIWSFVNHKPIVSRFRYPRQVPVKTPKADVISKDLVRRGFRSVGPTVVYSFMQVVGLTNDHLISCFRFQECIAAAERKEENAIKDDTQQKETDNVMQADLSIAIDALNFSSEGIV, from the exons ATGTCGGGGGCTCCTAGATTGAGGTCTATGAATGTTGCTGATTCAGAGGCAAGGCCTGTGCTTGTACCAGCTGGGAACAAGACAGGGTCTTTTGGTTCAAGGAAACCAGCTACAAAGCCACTGAGGAAGGCTGAGAAATCCAGGAACGAGGTTGCTTCGGCGAAGGAGAAGAAACCATGTGAATTGTCCTCAGCTGTGAATCCCTCACCTTCTCCTCAGTCACACTCTGCAAGTGTTTCTTCTGTGCTTCGCAGGCATGAGCAATTGCTGCACTGTAATTTGTCTCTGAATGCTTCATGCTCATCTGATGCATCCACAGACTCGTTCCACAGCCGAGCTTCGACTGGGAGATTGACAAGGTCTAATAGCTTGGGAGTTCCAAGGAAACGGTCTGTGTCAAAGCCTAGAAGTGTTGCTTCTGATGGTGTGTTGGAATCTGCCCCTGATGGTTCACAGTCCAAGAAGAGGTGTGCTTGGGTCACTCATAATACCG AACCATGGTATGCTACTTTCCATGACGAAGAATGGGGTGTTCCAGTACACGACGACAA GAAACTATTTGAGCTTCTTGTTCTTTCCAGTGCTCTGTCTGAGCTCACTTGGCCAGCCATTCTGAGCAAAAGGCACATTTTTAG GGAAGTTTTTGCAGACTTTGATCCCATTGCTGTGTCGAAGTTAAACGAGAAGAAGTTGATGGCGCCAGGAACTGCTGCTACCTCCTTACTTTCAGAGCTTAAATTGCGAGCCACAATTGAGAATGCCCGTCAAATATCAAAG GTCATAGAGGAGTTTGGGTCATTCGACAAGTATATTTGGAGTTTTGTGAACCACAAGCCTATAGTTAGCAGGTTCCGGTATCCACGACAGGTTCCTGTTAAGACACCAAAAGCTGATGTTATTAGCAAAGACCTTGTGAGGAGGGGGTTCCGCAGCGTGGGACCTACCGTCGTATACTCCTTCATGCAGGTTGTGGGGTTAACAAATGACCACCTCATCAGTTGCTTTAGATTTCAGGAGTGTATAGCTGCAGCAGAACGCAAAGAAGAGAATGCCATCAAGGATGATACTCAACAAAAGGAGACTGATAATGTGATGCAAGCTGATCTCTCCATTGCCATTGATGCTTTGAATTTCTCCTCAGAAGGAATTGTGTGA